One Mustelus asterias chromosome 12, sMusAst1.hap1.1, whole genome shotgun sequence genomic region harbors:
- the LOC144501467 gene encoding uncharacterized protein LOC144501467 yields the protein MKKPWKCGECGKGYRFPSELEVHRRSHTGERPFTCSQCGKGFSHSSILQTHRRVHTGERPFTCCVCGKGFSESSNLQTHQRVHTGEKPFTCSQCRMGFTQLSHMLRHQRIHTGKKTFSCSECGKGFSDSNDLQMHQRVHTGESPFTCSVCGKGFTRSSILLTHQRVHSSEKPFTCSVCGKGFTQSSHLVAHHRVHTGERPFSCSECGKGFTQLASLLRHQRIHTNERLLK from the coding sequence AtgaagaaaccatggaaatgtggggaatgtgggaagggatacagattcccatcagagctggaagttcaTCGACGTAGTCACacgggggaaaggccattcacctgctctcagtgtgggaagggattcagtcattcatccaTTCTGCAGACACatcggcgagttcacactggggagagaccattcacctgctgtgtgtgtgggaagggattcagtgaatcatccaacttgcagacacaccagcgagttcatacaggggagaaaccatttaccTGTTCTCAATGCAGGATGGGATTCACTCAGCTATCCCACatgttgagacaccagcgaattcacactgggaaaAAAACGttctcctgctctgaatgtgggaagggattcagtgattcaaatGATCTGCAGatgcatcagcgagttcacactggggagagcccattcacctgctctgtgtgtgggaaaggatttactcgGTCATCCATTctcctgacacaccagcgagtgcACTCAAGTGAgaagccattcacttgctctgtgtgtgggaagggattcacccagtcatCTCACCTTGTAGCACACCatagagttcacactggggagaggcccttctcctgctctgagtgtgggaagggattcactcagttggcCAGCTTACtgagacaccagcgcattcacaccaatgagagactttTAAAATGA
- the LOC144501463 gene encoding uncharacterized protein LOC144501463 has product MEKPWKCGDCGKGFRYPSALETHRRSHTGERPFICSVCGKRFTQLSNLLTHQGVHSGERPFICSVCGKGFTQLPHLQTHQRVHTGERPFTCSVCGKGFAQLSNLLTHQGVHTGEKPFTCSVCGKGFTQLSSLLTHQRVHTGERPFTCSQCGKGFTQLCNLLSHNITHTNERPFKCSDCGSGFKRFQELNIHQRIHTEERPFSCSHCIKKFRTSSHLQRHQQVHTGAKSFTCSDCGKGFTRLSSLLRHQHVHTGERPFTCFDCGKGFRYSSSLFRHQRVHK; this is encoded by the coding sequence atggagaaaccgtggaaatgtggggactgtgggaagggattcaggtacccatctgcactggaaactcatcgacgcagtcacactggggagagaccattcatctgctctgtgtgtgggaagagattcactcagttatccaacctgctgacacaccagggagttcacagtggggagagaccattcatctgctctgtctgtggaaaaggattcactcagttaccccatttgcagacacaccaacgagttcacactggggagagaccgttcacttgttctgtgtgtgggaagggattcgctcagctgtccaacctgctgacacaccaaggagttcacactggggagaagccattcacttgctctgtatgtgggaagggattcactcagttatccagcctgctaacacaccagcgagttcacactggggagaggccattcacctgctctcagtgtgggaagggattcactcagttatgtaacctgctgagtcacaacattactcacaccaatgagagaccctttaaatgctctgactgtgggagtggcttcaaaaggtttcaggaactgaatatccaccagcgcattcacactgaggagagaccattcagctgctctcactgcatcAAGaagtttagaacatcatcccacctgcagagacatcaGCAGGTTCACACCGGGGCAaaatcattcacctgctctgactgtgggaagggattcacacgattatccagcctgctgagacaccagcatgttcacactggggagaggccattcacttgctttgattgtgggaagggattccgttATTCATCCAGCCTCTTcagacaccagcgtgttcacaagtga